In a single window of the Natronosalvus caseinilyticus genome:
- a CDS encoding sulfatase-like hydrolase/transferase: MTPNILLVVLDSVRARNTSLYESDAETTPFLEEFAQKATVYEQARAPGTDSLQSHASIFTGLHVAEHQMRDIGDRLRPGNTIWEELAADGYETGVFSYNSYLTQAPVGLSDAFETVVSGENHRVPFPGGFDPSNLNRDGLKRYLEFMQCVVSSGRPLQSLANGLALWDVTRPLIPSKFQGLNIVPDSKFTDEFETWVDNRNGSWAACVNYMCAHTPYLPDPEYNLWADQTERKLMCDLKSHKWEFIAGCRPWSERAALERAYNGCIRQVDAELKRLLSTLSRHGELNNTLVVITADHGEGFGEKGTIRPVRSVAHGTTGGLEEEILHVPLVVKYPNQTEGTRIKTVASLTEFPTLVRRTIAGERDESGFIPDNGLVLASDSGLSEQKRDSVPEYVEDVEVYEHGGKAVYRTTRDKRIRKDVKWNGNTMAFDCTSPRETIRLDDPDPTVLQEAFAGLEPSKAVTSDDVVPADDVKARLEQLGYR, from the coding sequence ATGACACCGAATATTCTTCTCGTGGTTCTTGACTCCGTACGGGCACGGAACACGTCTCTTTATGAGTCCGATGCCGAGACGACTCCGTTTTTAGAAGAATTCGCTCAAAAGGCGACCGTTTACGAGCAAGCGCGTGCCCCAGGAACGGATAGCCTTCAGAGTCATGCAAGCATTTTCACCGGCCTGCACGTCGCTGAACACCAAATGCGAGATATCGGAGACCGGCTCCGACCCGGCAACACCATTTGGGAAGAACTAGCCGCGGATGGATACGAGACAGGTGTGTTTTCGTACAACTCCTACCTAACTCAGGCCCCAGTTGGTCTATCTGATGCGTTCGAGACGGTAGTTTCAGGTGAAAACCACCGTGTACCCTTCCCTGGCGGGTTTGATCCCTCAAATCTCAATCGAGATGGTCTCAAGCGCTACTTAGAATTCATGCAGTGCGTTGTCAGTAGCGGGCGACCGCTACAGTCACTTGCGAACGGATTGGCACTCTGGGACGTCACGAGGCCATTGATTCCGTCGAAATTCCAGGGGCTAAATATAGTCCCTGACAGCAAGTTTACCGACGAATTCGAGACCTGGGTCGATAACCGTAATGGTTCGTGGGCGGCCTGTGTCAACTATATGTGCGCCCACACGCCATACCTCCCTGATCCTGAGTACAACTTATGGGCCGACCAGACGGAACGTAAATTAATGTGTGATCTTAAGTCTCACAAATGGGAGTTCATCGCCGGATGCCGGCCCTGGAGCGAGCGGGCTGCTCTTGAGCGAGCATATAATGGATGTATACGCCAAGTCGATGCCGAGCTGAAGCGACTGCTTTCAACACTGTCCAGACATGGTGAGCTCAATAACACGCTTGTGGTCATTACTGCTGACCACGGCGAAGGATTCGGCGAAAAAGGTACCATTCGCCCCGTTCGGTCGGTTGCACATGGGACAACTGGTGGGCTTGAGGAAGAGATCCTCCATGTCCCGCTCGTAGTCAAGTACCCCAACCAAACTGAAGGTACGCGTATAAAGACTGTCGCATCCTTGACTGAGTTCCCGACGCTCGTTAGGCGAACGATTGCCGGTGAGCGGGACGAATCCGGATTCATCCCCGATAATGGTCTCGTTCTGGCCTCGGATAGCGGACTGTCCGAACAGAAACGTGATAGCGTGCCGGAATACGTTGAAGATGTTGAGGTATATGAACACGGTGGTAAGGCTGTATATCGAACGACTCGAGACAAACGAATTCGAAAAGACGTCAAGTGGAACGGCAACACGATGGCGTTTGATTGCACCTCTCCAAGGGAGACAATTAGGCTCGACGATCCCGATCCAACGGTACTTCAGGAGGCATTCGCCGGACTTGAGCCTTCGAAGGCCGTCACATCGGACGATGTTGTGCCAGCTGACGATGTTAAAGCACGGCTCGAACAACTCGGCTACCGGTGA